In a genomic window of Thermosynechococcus sp. CL-1:
- a CDS encoding ATP-binding protein, whose product MLSKLSFRHKLLLGTLLPIVVIYTGLFLYIRARLIGRSTADYEKWQGTLVSLYADQFNDSLAQVAQLATTTAYALETFPKVDEQQLYAFLRRNVTVNPLVYGSAIAFTPYSFSPRKRLFCPYIYRQEGTWRQKDTGTIYDYTQPQWNWYTEPIQSGQPRWSDPYFDRGAGDSWMVTYSVPFRRQGQIRGVATVDVALESLQQTMNIQALQEGQFFVLDRKGRIIFHNDVQFIGQSIFYIAKENNHGDLAALGRAMVAGQRGQQWVTDWLSQERQWVFYAPIPEARWSLAIRINEDTLLDFIHEETWAGLWILGMSFGLISLLTWGVTGYIVRPLKRLNAAAHKIAVGDLDIAAEVDTATQDELGNLGRTFVDMAGQLQESFSELHRFNQRLEEEVTHRTAALEAANQQLTEKERVLHDHNVALVQLSQSPHVQQGHFRMALQEIIQVTATTLRVQRASAWELQGDRLKCVVQYDPAANNPTQSTYLTQPPYPEYLKLLRTGEPLVVNDLLTDPRTHELREYAKMQRVYSRIDAPIIFNGQLLGVICVESIGEHRVWLVEERSFVSNVADIVTIALAAHQRHQAERELLKAKEAAEAANKAKSIFLANMSHELRTPLNAILGFSQILLSDRTLAPQHRQTLEKINRSGEHLLGLINDVLDMAKIEAGRITLQETTFDLRRMLQTLEEMLKVRAEAKGLRLVFDLPANLPVAVTTDEMKLRQVLVNLLGNGIKFTKEGGVSLKVSYKAQEPPRLAFEVSDTGIGMTPAELKMLFQPFVQTDSSKKVSEGTGLGLAISRQFVQLMGGDIQVRSTKGQGSHFYFEINIGLGDPQALEEERAQTVVGLRSPTSAVRILVVDDLPENRQLLTQLLEPVGFRCREAGNGQEAVEIWREWQPHAILMDIRMPVMDGKTATRQIKKEVGDRLRRGEAVCAPKILAVTASSFEQDKQELLTLGCDDYIAKPFRPQTIFERLAAQLNLEYAYEDALPPASAPRPQVLDPAALMVMPRPWIAELQEAAKKLNAKRIRELIAEIPPEEAALIAGLQQLVKTFRFDKIVELTLV is encoded by the coding sequence ATGCTCAGCAAGCTATCCTTTCGCCATAAGCTCTTGCTGGGGACGCTCCTGCCGATTGTTGTCATCTACACCGGCCTTTTCCTCTACATTCGGGCGCGCCTGATTGGCCGCAGTACTGCCGATTATGAAAAGTGGCAGGGAACGCTGGTGTCCCTCTACGCCGATCAATTTAACGACTCACTGGCGCAGGTGGCGCAACTGGCAACCACCACTGCCTATGCCCTAGAAACCTTCCCCAAGGTCGATGAACAGCAGCTGTATGCATTTTTGCGCCGCAATGTCACTGTCAATCCCTTGGTCTATGGATCGGCGATTGCCTTTACTCCCTATAGCTTTTCTCCCCGCAAGCGCCTCTTTTGCCCCTATATTTATCGGCAGGAGGGCACATGGCGGCAAAAGGATACGGGAACAATTTACGACTACACCCAACCCCAATGGAACTGGTACACAGAGCCAATTCAAAGCGGTCAGCCCCGCTGGAGTGATCCCTATTTTGATCGGGGTGCGGGGGATAGTTGGATGGTAACCTATTCGGTGCCCTTCCGCCGCCAAGGTCAAATTCGGGGAGTCGCCACGGTGGATGTGGCTCTAGAAAGCCTGCAGCAGACCATGAACATTCAAGCCCTCCAAGAAGGCCAGTTCTTTGTCTTGGATCGCAAGGGACGGATTATCTTTCATAACGATGTCCAGTTCATTGGTCAATCTATTTTTTACATTGCCAAGGAAAACAACCACGGCGATCTTGCCGCCCTAGGCAGAGCAATGGTGGCGGGTCAAAGGGGACAGCAATGGGTCACTGATTGGCTTTCCCAAGAGCGCCAATGGGTCTTTTATGCGCCGATTCCCGAGGCACGCTGGAGTCTGGCCATTCGTATCAATGAAGACACACTGCTTGACTTTATTCATGAAGAAACGTGGGCGGGTCTGTGGATTTTGGGGATGTCCTTTGGCTTGATTAGTTTGCTGACTTGGGGAGTGACAGGCTACATCGTCCGCCCCCTGAAGCGGCTGAATGCTGCAGCCCACAAAATTGCAGTGGGTGATCTAGACATTGCCGCTGAGGTGGACACCGCAACTCAGGATGAGTTGGGCAACCTCGGTCGCACCTTTGTGGATATGGCAGGGCAGTTACAGGAAAGTTTTAGTGAACTCCACCGCTTTAATCAACGCCTCGAAGAAGAAGTGACTCACCGGACGGCTGCCCTTGAGGCGGCCAATCAACAACTGACCGAAAAAGAACGGGTACTTCATGACCACAATGTTGCTTTGGTGCAGCTGAGCCAATCTCCCCATGTGCAACAGGGACACTTTCGTATGGCGTTGCAGGAGATTATCCAAGTAACCGCGACAACACTGCGCGTCCAGCGGGCTTCAGCGTGGGAACTCCAGGGCGATCGCCTAAAATGTGTTGTCCAGTACGACCCTGCTGCCAACAACCCTACTCAATCCACCTACCTCACCCAGCCCCCCTATCCAGAGTACTTGAAGCTGCTGCGCACCGGTGAACCCCTTGTGGTCAATGATTTACTCACGGATCCGCGCACCCATGAACTGCGGGAGTATGCCAAGATGCAAAGGGTGTATTCTCGGATTGATGCGCCGATCATCTTCAATGGTCAATTATTGGGGGTGATCTGTGTTGAGAGTATTGGCGAGCATCGGGTTTGGCTGGTGGAGGAACGCAGTTTTGTCTCCAATGTGGCGGATATTGTCACAATCGCCCTTGCAGCCCATCAACGTCATCAAGCGGAGCGGGAGTTACTCAAGGCCAAAGAGGCAGCAGAGGCAGCCAACAAAGCCAAAAGTATTTTCCTTGCCAATATGAGCCATGAACTGCGCACCCCCCTCAATGCCATTTTGGGCTTTAGTCAAATTTTGCTCAGCGATCGCACCCTTGCACCGCAGCATCGGCAAACCCTTGAAAAGATCAACCGCAGTGGTGAACACCTTTTGGGTTTGATTAACGATGTCCTTGACATGGCCAAAATTGAAGCTGGACGTATCACGCTTCAGGAAACCACCTTTGATCTGCGGCGGATGCTGCAAACCCTCGAAGAAATGCTCAAGGTGCGAGCCGAGGCCAAGGGGTTGCGTCTGGTCTTTGATTTGCCCGCCAATCTGCCGGTGGCGGTAACCACCGATGAAATGAAGCTGCGCCAAGTGCTGGTCAACCTCTTGGGCAATGGCATTAAATTCACCAAAGAGGGGGGCGTCTCCCTCAAGGTCAGCTATAAAGCCCAAGAACCCCCGCGACTCGCCTTTGAAGTCAGTGATACGGGTATTGGCATGACCCCGGCAGAGTTGAAAATGCTCTTTCAGCCCTTTGTCCAAACCGATAGCAGTAAAAAAGTCAGTGAAGGCACCGGTCTGGGGTTGGCCATTAGTCGCCAGTTTGTGCAATTGATGGGGGGTGATATTCAGGTGCGCAGCACCAAGGGGCAGGGAAGTCACTTTTACTTCGAGATCAACATTGGCCTTGGCGATCCCCAAGCGCTAGAGGAGGAAAGGGCACAAACCGTTGTTGGCCTGCGATCGCCCACCTCAGCAGTGCGCATTCTGGTGGTGGATGATCTGCCCGAAAATCGGCAATTATTGACCCAGCTCCTAGAACCTGTCGGCTTTCGCTGTCGAGAAGCCGGCAATGGTCAAGAGGCGGTGGAGATCTGGCGAGAATGGCAGCCCCATGCCATTCTCATGGATATTCGCATGCCCGTGATGGATGGTAAAACGGCAACGCGACAGATCAAGAAAGAAGTGGGCGATCGCCTGCGGCGCGGCGAAGCCGTCTGCGCCCCGAAAATTCTTGCGGTGACCGCCAGTAGCTTTGAGCAGGACAAACAGGAACTGCTGACTCTCGGTTGTGATGACTACATTGCCAAGCCCTTCCGTCCGCAAACGATTTTTGAACGACTCGCCGCCCAGTTAAATCTAGAGTATGCCTACGAGGATGCTCTGCCCCCCGCAAGTGCTCCCCGTCCTCAGGTGCTGGATCCAGCCGCCCTAATGGTGATGCCCCGCCCTTGGATTGCTGAACTCCAAGAAGCGGCCAAAAAGCTCAATGCCAAGCGCATTCGCGAACTGATTGCTGAAATCCCACCCGAAGAAGCCGCCTTGATTGCAGGCCTTCAACAACTGGTGAAAACATTCCGCTTTGATAAAATTGTCGAGTTGACGCTGGTTTGA
- the ureE gene encoding urease accessory protein UreE — MFTLTQLCPTTLENARQLHLLLTAEERCRSRLHCHSDEGESLYLKLPRGITLQPGDRLQDEDGTVVVTVHAKPEPTLKVMATTPLDLLQAAYHLGNRHVPLEIHTDYLRLRADSVLQTMLEQRGLIVTFEVAPFCPERGAYHAH; from the coding sequence ATGTTCACGCTGACGCAACTTTGCCCTACAACATTGGAAAATGCCCGTCAGTTGCACCTCTTATTGACCGCAGAGGAACGCTGTCGCAGTCGTCTCCATTGCCACAGTGATGAGGGGGAATCTCTCTATCTGAAGTTGCCGCGCGGGATTACGTTACAGCCGGGCGATCGCCTTCAGGACGAGGACGGCACAGTAGTCGTCACGGTTCACGCCAAACCCGAACCCACGCTAAAGGTGATGGCTACCACTCCCCTTGACCTTCTACAGGCCGCCTACCACCTTGGGAATCGCCACGTCCCCTTGGAAATTCACACCGATTATCTCCGCTTGAGGGCAGATTCCGTGTTGCAAACCATGCTGGAACAGCGGGGCTTAATAGTAACGTTTGAAGTCGCGCCCTTTTGTCCCGAACGCGGTGCGTACCATGCTCACTGA
- a CDS encoding glutamate synthase-related protein, with protein MQQSTFSSPVHQVGYHGQPWLVAERDACGVGFVAHRKGVASHRILTQALEGLTCLEHRGGCSADRDSGDGAGIMTAIPWELLPEFGIPRQRIGVAMIFLPQGAATAAAKSIVEKVLSENELRLLGWRPVPVNPSVLGVQAKQNQPQIEQLFVASSKASGDELERQLYLTRKRIERAIAQTKADWRQDFYICSFSTRTIVYKGMVRSAVLAQFYEDLRNPNYLTPFALYHRRFSTNTMPKWPLAQPMRMLGHNGEINTLLGNINWMRARAAQLSHPYWGEAFADLMPIVNAENSDSANLDNVLELLVQSGRQPLQAMMMLIPEAYQNQPDLADHPEVVDFYEYYSGLQEAWDGPALVAFADGKIVGATLDRNGLRPARYTLTNDDLVIVSSEAGSIQIDEATVIEKGRLGPGQMIAVDLEHQELLTNWEIKQRVAQQQPYGEWLKTYRQELAPQPYGETPTLESQTCLQQQMAFGFSAEDVEMIIEAMAKDGKEPTFCMGDDIPLAVLSQQPHLLYDYFKQRFAQVTNPAIDPLREKLVMSLVTRLGKRGNLLIESPADARLLQLSSPLINEAELEEILRAPFGTTRLSTQFAIAQGPAGLEAAVNRLCEQAAAAVKGGAEILVLSDRHNLAGEPHLLDADTSYIPPLLAVGAVHHHLIAQGIRRRVSLVVETAQCWSTHHFACLIGYGAGAVCPYLTWETIRQWWHSDRTQSLMAKGKLPQLTLQQVQANYRKAVEEGLLKILSKMGISLIASYRGAQIFEAIGIGDDLLNKAFIGTTSRVGGLTLRDLAQETIAFHQKAFPELTTKKLENFGFIQFRPGGEYHMNNPEMAKALHRAVSRNSYDHYEVYRRQLRQRVPTALRDLLDFQSDRPSIPLEEVEPASEIVKRFCTGGMSLGALSREAHEVLAIAMNRLGAKSNSGEGGEDPIRFQVLTDVDAEGHSPQFPHLRGLRNGDTASSAIKQVASGRFGVTPEYLINAQQIEIKIAQGAKPGEGGQLPGTKVSPYIAMLRRSKPGVSLISPPPHHDIYSIEDLAQLIFDLHQINPQAQVCVKLVAEIGIGTIAAGVAKANADVIQISGHDGGTGASPLSSIKHAGSPWELGLTEVHRVLLENQLRDRVILRVDGGLKCGWDVVMGALMGAEEFGFGSVAMIAEGCIMARICHTNNCPVGVATQKEELRKRFPGIPEHVVNFFLFIAEEVRSILAKLGYRTLNEIIGRADLLVPRQDVTLTKTAPLNLACLTKLPDTRSDRQWLQHETVHSNGAVLDDEILARPEVQAAIEKQQTVELELPIVNTDRTVGARIAGAIAKKYGNTGFEGQITLHFRGSAGQSFGAFNLPGMILNLTGEANDYVGKGMHGGEIIIKPPANAPYAAADNVIIGNTCLYGATGGFLFANGRAGERFAVRNSKASAVVEGTGDHCCEYMTGGVVVVLGTTGRNVGAGMTGGLAYILDEASNFPAKVNPEIVKLQRVTSAIGAAQLKQLITAHHERTGSAKAAMILEQWEHYLPLFWQVVPPSEANTPEVVGEVATDSDSKVLSPLS; from the coding sequence ATGCAACAATCCACCTTTTCTTCTCCCGTGCATCAAGTTGGTTACCATGGACAGCCTTGGCTTGTGGCCGAGCGAGATGCCTGTGGTGTGGGTTTTGTTGCCCATCGCAAGGGGGTAGCTAGTCATCGCATCTTGACCCAAGCCCTTGAGGGATTGACCTGCCTTGAACACCGCGGGGGCTGTAGTGCTGATCGCGACTCTGGGGATGGGGCTGGCATCATGACGGCGATTCCGTGGGAGTTGTTGCCGGAGTTTGGCATTCCCCGCCAGCGGATTGGGGTGGCGATGATCTTTTTGCCTCAGGGGGCGGCAACGGCAGCGGCCAAATCCATTGTGGAAAAAGTTCTCAGTGAAAATGAACTGCGCCTATTGGGCTGGCGACCGGTGCCCGTAAACCCCAGTGTGTTGGGGGTGCAGGCCAAACAAAATCAGCCCCAGATTGAGCAGCTTTTTGTGGCTTCGAGCAAAGCCAGTGGCGATGAACTGGAGCGGCAGCTCTATTTGACCCGCAAGCGCATTGAGCGGGCGATCGCCCAAACGAAAGCGGACTGGCGACAGGATTTTTATATTTGTTCCTTCTCGACCCGCACGATTGTCTATAAGGGCATGGTGCGCTCGGCAGTACTGGCCCAGTTTTATGAGGATTTGCGCAACCCCAACTACCTCACCCCCTTTGCCCTCTATCACCGCCGCTTTAGCACCAACACCATGCCTAAGTGGCCCTTGGCGCAACCGATGCGGATGCTGGGACACAACGGTGAAATCAATACCCTCTTGGGCAATATCAACTGGATGCGGGCACGAGCCGCCCAACTGAGCCATCCCTATTGGGGCGAAGCCTTTGCGGATCTCATGCCCATTGTCAATGCCGAAAATAGCGACTCCGCCAACCTCGACAATGTGCTGGAATTGCTGGTGCAATCGGGACGGCAGCCCCTGCAGGCAATGATGATGCTGATTCCCGAGGCCTATCAAAACCAGCCCGATTTGGCGGATCACCCCGAGGTGGTGGACTTTTACGAATACTACAGTGGCCTTCAAGAGGCTTGGGATGGTCCTGCATTGGTCGCCTTTGCCGATGGCAAAATTGTTGGCGCCACTCTCGATCGCAATGGCCTACGCCCCGCCCGCTACACCCTCACCAATGATGATCTTGTGATTGTCTCTTCTGAGGCGGGTAGCATTCAAATTGATGAAGCAACGGTGATTGAAAAGGGCCGCCTTGGCCCCGGGCAGATGATTGCCGTTGACTTGGAACACCAAGAACTCCTCACCAACTGGGAAATCAAGCAGCGGGTGGCGCAGCAGCAACCCTACGGCGAATGGCTGAAAACCTATCGCCAAGAACTTGCCCCTCAACCCTATGGCGAAACCCCCACCCTCGAAAGCCAAACCTGCCTACAACAGCAAATGGCCTTTGGCTTTAGTGCCGAAGATGTGGAAATGATCATTGAGGCCATGGCCAAGGATGGCAAGGAACCCACCTTCTGCATGGGGGATGACATTCCCTTGGCGGTGCTGTCGCAACAACCCCACCTACTCTACGACTACTTCAAGCAGCGCTTTGCCCAAGTCACCAATCCCGCCATTGATCCCCTGCGGGAAAAACTGGTCATGTCGCTGGTGACTCGCTTGGGTAAGCGGGGGAATCTGCTCATTGAAAGCCCAGCAGATGCCCGCCTACTGCAACTCAGTTCCCCCCTCATCAACGAAGCGGAACTAGAGGAGATTCTCAGAGCACCCTTTGGTACGACTCGCCTTTCAACGCAGTTTGCGATCGCCCAAGGGCCTGCGGGGCTTGAGGCCGCTGTGAATCGGCTCTGTGAACAGGCTGCTGCCGCCGTCAAAGGAGGCGCCGAAATTCTTGTGCTCAGCGATCGCCACAACCTTGCTGGCGAACCCCATCTTTTGGATGCCGACACGTCCTATATCCCACCCCTATTGGCGGTGGGGGCAGTGCACCACCATTTGATTGCCCAAGGCATTCGCCGTCGCGTCTCCCTTGTCGTGGAAACAGCCCAATGCTGGAGTACCCATCACTTTGCCTGCCTGATTGGCTATGGCGCGGGGGCAGTGTGTCCCTACCTGACTTGGGAAACGATTCGCCAGTGGTGGCATAGCGATCGCACCCAAAGCCTGATGGCCAAGGGCAAGCTGCCCCAACTGACGCTGCAACAGGTGCAGGCCAACTACCGCAAAGCCGTAGAAGAGGGGCTCCTGAAAATCCTCTCCAAAATGGGGATTTCTCTGATTGCTAGCTATCGCGGTGCCCAAATTTTTGAGGCCATTGGCATTGGCGATGACCTGCTCAACAAGGCCTTTATTGGTACTACTTCCCGCGTGGGCGGCCTGACGCTACGGGATCTGGCTCAAGAAACCATTGCTTTTCACCAGAAGGCCTTCCCCGAACTCACAACCAAAAAACTGGAAAACTTTGGCTTTATCCAGTTCCGTCCGGGGGGTGAGTACCACATGAATAACCCGGAGATGGCCAAGGCTCTCCACAGGGCGGTGAGCCGCAACAGTTATGACCACTACGAGGTCTATCGTCGCCAATTGCGGCAGCGGGTCCCCACAGCCCTGCGGGATCTGCTGGACTTCCAGAGCGATCGTCCCAGTATTCCCCTCGAAGAGGTTGAACCCGCCAGTGAAATTGTCAAGCGCTTCTGCACTGGTGGCATGTCCTTGGGTGCCCTCTCGCGGGAAGCCCATGAGGTGCTGGCGATCGCCATGAACCGCCTTGGTGCCAAATCCAACTCTGGCGAGGGGGGCGAAGATCCGATTCGCTTCCAAGTACTGACGGATGTGGATGCTGAGGGGCACTCTCCCCAATTTCCCCATTTGCGGGGCTTGCGCAACGGCGACACCGCCAGCTCAGCGATTAAACAGGTGGCCTCTGGGCGCTTTGGTGTTACTCCTGAGTACTTAATCAATGCCCAGCAAATTGAAATCAAGATTGCCCAGGGCGCGAAACCGGGGGAAGGCGGTCAACTGCCGGGCACGAAAGTCAGCCCCTACATTGCTATGCTGCGGCGATCGAAGCCGGGCGTGTCCTTAATTTCGCCGCCGCCCCACCACGACATTTACTCCATTGAGGATTTGGCGCAACTGATTTTTGATCTGCACCAGATCAATCCCCAGGCTCAGGTTTGTGTAAAGCTGGTGGCGGAAATCGGCATTGGCACGATTGCCGCGGGGGTCGCAAAGGCCAACGCTGACGTCATTCAAATTTCCGGTCACGATGGTGGCACCGGTGCTTCGCCCCTGAGTTCGATTAAGCACGCTGGCAGTCCGTGGGAATTGGGGCTGACGGAGGTGCACCGCGTTCTTTTGGAAAATCAACTGCGCGATCGCGTGATTCTGCGGGTGGATGGTGGCCTCAAGTGTGGCTGGGATGTGGTCATGGGAGCCCTGATGGGTGCCGAGGAATTTGGCTTTGGCTCGGTGGCAATGATTGCCGAGGGTTGCATCATGGCGCGGATTTGCCACACCAATAACTGTCCCGTGGGCGTGGCCACCCAAAAAGAGGAACTGCGTAAGCGTTTCCCCGGCATCCCTGAGCATGTGGTGAACTTCTTCCTCTTTATTGCCGAAGAGGTGCGCTCTATTCTCGCCAAGCTGGGCTACCGCACCCTCAATGAGATCATTGGTCGCGCTGATCTGCTGGTGCCTCGTCAAGATGTCACCCTGACGAAAACTGCCCCCCTGAATCTGGCTTGCCTGACGAAGCTGCCGGATACGCGCAGCGATCGCCAGTGGTTGCAGCACGAAACAGTGCACAGTAACGGTGCCGTTCTCGATGATGAAATTTTGGCACGCCCAGAGGTGCAAGCCGCCATTGAGAAGCAGCAAACCGTTGAATTAGAGCTGCCCATTGTCAACACCGATCGCACTGTCGGGGCACGCATTGCCGGTGCCATTGCCAAAAAGTATGGCAACACAGGTTTTGAAGGTCAGATTACCCTCCACTTCCGCGGCAGTGCGGGTCAGAGCTTTGGCGCCTTCAACCTGCCGGGGATGATCCTCAATCTGACAGGCGAAGCCAATGACTATGTCGGCAAAGGCATGCACGGCGGTGAAATCATTATCAAGCCCCCGGCCAATGCCCCCTACGCGGCTGCGGACAACGTGATTATTGGCAATACCTGTCTCTATGGCGCCACGGGTGGATTCCTCTTTGCCAATGGCCGTGCCGGTGAGCGATTTGCTGTTCGCAACTCCAAAGCCTCTGCCGTTGTCGAGGGCACAGGGGATCACTGCTGCGAATACATGACCGGTGGGGTGGTCGTGGTCTTGGGAACTACGGGTCGCAATGTGGGTGCCGGTATGACCGGTGGCTTGGCCTACATCTTGGATGAAGCCAGTAACTTCCCCGCCAAGGTCAACCCCGAAATTGTCAAACTCCAGCGGGTCACCTCTGCCATTGGTGCCGCCCAACTCAAACAACTGATTACTGCCCACCACGAGCGCACGGGGAGTGCCAAGGCCGCAATGATTCTGGAGCAGTGGGAGCACTATTTACCCCTCTTCTGGCAGGTGGTGCCGCCTTCGGAAGCCAATACCCCGGAAGTGGTGGGTGAAGTGGCCACTGACAGCGACAGCAAAGTGCTCAGTCCCCTTTCCTAG
- a CDS encoding urease accessory protein UreF gives MLTESALLTLLQRVSPALPIGGFNYSEGLETLIAQDKITSAAAVQDWLTFELTFGSAHLATAVMGRVYGAIAKGDFDAVHQWNAWLSAARESAELRAQNWQMGTALINLVAALDRLPPELQTGQPYPWNVSVAFCIAAALADIPLETALLAYFHSWVTTLINAAVKLIPLGQTAGQVLLRQLQPQIQQTVQQSLNVTDNDLESCTLGLALASMQHKTLYCRLFRS, from the coding sequence ATGCTCACTGAGTCAGCGCTGTTAACCTTGTTGCAGCGGGTGAGTCCCGCTTTGCCCATTGGCGGCTTTAACTACTCCGAGGGCTTGGAGACTCTGATTGCCCAAGACAAGATCACCTCAGCAGCCGCCGTACAGGACTGGCTCACCTTTGAACTGACTTTTGGCAGTGCTCACTTGGCAACAGCAGTGATGGGGCGGGTCTATGGGGCGATCGCCAAGGGTGATTTTGACGCCGTTCACCAGTGGAATGCGTGGCTCTCGGCTGCCCGCGAAAGCGCCGAACTGCGTGCCCAAAATTGGCAAATGGGAACAGCATTGATCAACCTCGTCGCTGCCCTCGATCGCCTACCGCCAGAACTTCAGACTGGTCAGCCCTACCCTTGGAATGTCAGTGTTGCCTTTTGCATTGCCGCTGCCCTTGCCGACATTCCCCTAGAAACCGCACTTCTAGCCTATTTCCATAGTTGGGTCACTACTCTGATCAATGCAGCGGTGAAACTGATTCCCCTTGGTCAGACGGCGGGTCAAGTGCTTCTGCGCCAACTTCAACCCCAGATTCAGCAAACCGTGCAGCAGAGCTTAAATGTGACTGACAATGATTTAGAAAGCTGTACCTTGGGCTTA